In Methanocella paludicola SANAE, the sequence CACCTTCGGGGCCGGCGACTGGAACGTGCTCCGGAAGGTCGTACTGCCCGCCGCTTCGCCGATCATATATACCGGCATGCGGGTGGGCATGGGCATCGGGTGGATGTGCGTCGTGGCCGCGGAGATGATCGCCGTCAAGTTCGGGCTGGGCAACATGATCCTCGAGGGCTCGAACCTGCTCCAGACCGACGTGGTCATGGTGGGCATGCTCACCATCGGGCTGATGGGCCTGGCGATCAACTATATCTTCCAGATCGCCGGGAATTACATATTCAAGTGGCAGCAGGGCATCAGCAGGAAGGTGGCCTGAATGTCGCACGACATACGGGTCGAGCACGTCAGCAAGGAATACGAGTCCAACGGTAAAAAGCTGAAGGCCGTGGACGACGTCTCGCTGGAGATCAAAGACGCCGAGTTCATCTGCATCGTCGGCCCGTCGGGATGCGGCAAGTCGACGCTGCTCCGCATGATCGCCGGCCTGGAGCCGGTCTCGGGCGGCAGCATCTGGATGGGCGATAAGAAGATCACCTCCACGTCCCCCGAGATCGGGTTCGTGTTCCAGGAGTACACGCTGTTCCCCTGGAGGACCGTGGGTAAAAATGTGGAGTTCGGGCTTGAGTTGAAGAAGCTTCCCCCCGAGGAAAGAAATAAGATCGCTTCCAGGTATATCGACATGGTGGGGCTAGAGAAATTCAGGGATTCTTACCCGCACCAGCTATCCGGGGGCATGAGGCAGAGAACGGCCATAGCCCGCACGCTCGCCGTCAACCCGGAGATATTGCTAATGGACGAGCCCTTCGGCGCCCTTGACGCCCAGACCCGCAACATCCTCCAGGAACAGCTTCTGGATATCTGGCAGAAGGAAAGGAAAAAGGTCCTCTTCGTCACGCACAACGTGGACGAGGCCGTCTTCCTGGCGGACAGGGTCATCGTCATGACCGCCCGGCCGGGCCGTATCAAGGAGATCATCAGCATCGACATCCCCCGTCCCAGGGTGCGCACCGAGACCGAAGTGAACAAGGTCCGTAACGTCATTTTAAAATCCCTATTCGAAGAGGTCCAGAAGCTTTCGGACCACTGACTTGTTTTGTTAAGAGGGACGAACGTTTATATCCCCATTATTATATATTCTAGATATAATTATAATGGGGCGGCCATGACCACGACCAGGCTAAAGACGGGCATACCGGGCCTCGACAAGATGACCGGAGGCGGCTTTTTAAAAGGGGATACCACGCTCGTGACCGGGCCGCCGGGCACCGGCAAGACCACTTTCGGGCTGCAATTCCTCATGCATGGGGTATTAGAAAGCCAGAGCGGCGTGTTCGTGACCGTCGAGGAGACCCCGGAGAAGATCGCGAACGACGCCCTGAACTTCGGCTGGGACCTGCGGAAGCTCGAGGCCGAAGGCCGCTTGAGGCTCTACCAGCTTCGCTCCGAGATGCTTCAGTCGGGCGGCGCCCCCATCATGCAGTGCCTGGATGTCATTAATTCCGTAAAGGCCGAACGCGTCGTGATCGACCCCATCTCCCTTTACTCCATGAACGTCCACGATCCCAACGATCTGCGGAGGGAGCTATATGCCTTCGTGAACTACATGAAGGAGAACGGGCTGACGCTTCTGCTTACGCACGAGGTGCCCGACATCATGTCCCGGACGTCGAAAATATCCGATTACGGGCTGGAGTTCATCGTGGACAGCATCATCATGCTCCAGTACGTGGAGATCGAGTCGGCCATATCCCGGTCCATCAACGTGCTCAAGATGCGGGGCTCGAGCCATGACATGGCCATACGGAGATACCGCATATCGGGGAAGGGCATCGAGATCGAGGCGCCATTCGAGGGCTATGAGGGGATCATGAGCGGTACCGCGCGTAAATCCGGCGCCGAGGCCTTCATGGAGGCCTTCAGGCGGTAGGTGCTGCCGTATGGGCCCGTATCAGCTCGTCCTTGCCGCGACCGTATTATGCGAGATACTGCTGTTATTTTTTATATTTTGTATCGCCAGATTTTACGAGCTGAAGTTCAGGGAGCACACATATCACGTCTCGTTCCTGATACCGGCGTTCGTCCTGGCCGGCATGCTGCTCGTCAGCCTCTTCGGCGGCCTGGAGCTGGAGGCAGATCTATTAATAACGAGCTTCAGCACGCTTTTGGTGCTGTTGACAACCGGCCTGTTCCTGTATAGAAAAATGATGGGGGTATCGGGGTGAACGCTTTTTTAGACATGCTGAACTGGATCCTGCTATTCATCACGCTCTCTGGCATGGCGCTCATGCTGCGGGAACTCAGCCGGAGGCTGGGAGACGCCCTTCGCACAAAGAAGTTCTACTTCCTCTACGACGCCGGAGTGGCTGTTTTAGCCGTTGCGGTCGCCATAATGCTGCTATCGTACCCGGAAGGCTCATTGTCATTACTCGCTAGGCTGATCTTTTTTGGCGGGGCCGCCCTTATCGCGGGCACGACGGCACGATACTGGGGATGGATAATCCCGGAAATATTTATGAGAGGCAAATAATTATTATACAGGAGAGCAAAGCATTAATATCAGAGAATTTAAAAGGGGATTGGTAAGGGGATATAAAAAATGGCACTTGGATCGAGGGATATCCTATATTTCTTCATGGGGATCATCGCCGTCGGCATGGTCGTATTCTTCAGCGCCTACCAGCTGACGACCTACGAGTCGGTGAGGGATTCGCTGGGCAGCATCGCAGGGCAGCCTTCCCAGGTCGTCGACCTGCATTCGCAGTATAATAAGATGGTCGACCAGTTCCAGAATAATGGCTATGACGGCATTTTCACATATCATTATGGCATGCAGTCCATCGACATAACGGGCTCGCAGGCGAGAGGCAAGACGGAAAGCGAGGTCATGGGCCTGGTGTTCGATGAGTACGCCGCGAACTTTTACGACGGCAACGTGCCCGGCTCGCTGTCGATGGTCTCGGGCTTCGTCGGCGCCAGCGCCAACGGCTTCTACTTCCTGATGGCCGTGCTCATGCTGGCCGCTTTCGTCATCATCCTCGCGCTCTCATACATCCAGCAGTGGTACGAGACCCCGAAGGACATGCTCAAGAGCGCGGGCAAGATCATCCTCGTCATGGGCGTCATCGCCTTTATCATATTCTTATTCCTGCCGTCGGTCGTCAAGTCGGTCATGTGGGCGTCGATCAGCAGCGACCTGGGACGGGACGTCACCTACGTCATCGAGCCTCGCATCACCGGCACGATACTGGTGAACACCCTGATCATCGTCCTGTTCGGCGCGCTTCTCTATGGCGCCGGCTTCCTCATCCACATCAACACGGGCGAGGGAGAGCCGGATGCGATGGGCTATATCCGTGAGGCCCCGAGAATGAAGGAATCGAAGGCCTTACCAAGGCTGAGCAGCCCGAAGGCTCCGCCCGAGAAGCCGAAGCGCCGGCAGCTCTGAGCCTATTTATTCGCTTCCCCGATCCTCTCTCTTATTATTTTAGCGATCTGCTCTGACCGCCCCAGCGGCTCAAGTAAAAATATCTCTTTGCCGCGGGAGTGGCCATGTGTGGATTCGATGCCCAGGGCCCGCGGGATCGTCACCCTCGTGTGGTAGCCGTGCGCCATGAGCAGGGGCATGACGAAGACCCGATGTGCTTTAATGAGACTCAGGGCGTCCTCGATATGGGGCTCCTGCTCCAGGTAGCAGGCCCGCACTTCCTCAAAATCAGCCTGAAAGAGCTCCACATAATAGGGGAGCACGTCATCAGCAAGCTCACTCCTGCTCCCGTGCCCGACAATTAGCAAAGCGTCGCTCATATCTTACCCGACTTCAGGGCATCCTTTACCAGCTTGATGGCACACAGGTCGCTGCACATGGAGCACGTATCGCCCTCGGTCATGCGCGTGCCGCGGATGTGCTCCGCTCTCTCGGGGTCGACGGCCAGGCTCATCTGGGCTTTCCAGTCCAGGTCACATCGGGCCTGCGACATCCGCCGGTCCATCTCTCTCGACCGCTCCCGCTGGCCTTCCTTTACAGTATCGGCCACATGGGCGGCGATCTTCCCGACCACGACTCCATCCCGGATATCGTCGGCCGTGGGCAGCGCCAGGTGCTCGGACGGGGTCACGATGCAGAGGAAGTCCGCGCCGGCCATGCCCGCGAGCGAGCCGCCGATGGCGCCTACGACATGGTCGTAGCCCGGGGCGATATCCGTCACAAGCGGCCCGAGCAAATACAGGGGAGCGTCACCGGTCAGCTTCTTCATCGCCTTCACGGTCATCTCCACCTCGTCTAAAGGCACGTGGCCGGGGCCCTCGACGATGGACTGGACGTCGGCCTCCCGGCAGCGCCGGACAAGCTCGCCCAGGGTGATGATCTCCATGAACTCCGGCCTGTCGGAGGCATCGGCCATGCACCCGGGCCTCATGCCGTCCCCCAGGCTCAGCGTCAGGTCGTACTCCCGGGCGATCTCCAGCAGATATTCGAACTCCTCGTAAAAGGGATTGTCTTTCTCGTTGTGGAGCATCCAGGCCATGGTGAGCGCTCCGCCCCGGCTCACGATGTTCAGGAGCCTGGGGTCGTTCTTGAGCCGCCCGAGGGCATTTCGGTTGACGCCGCAGTGCACCGTTACGAAATCTACTCCGTCTTTAGCGTGCTCCCGGACGGAGTTGAAGAGGTCGTCGGAGGTCATGTCCACGGCGTTCCGCCTCTTCCTGGCGGCGTGGTAGATGGGCACTGTGCCCAGCGGGACTTCGAGTTCCCTGGCAAGCCTCTTCCGGACGGTATCCCTGTCCTTGCCCGTCGAGAGGTCCATGACGGCGTCGGCGCCGTATTGCACGGCGATTTGAGCTTTCTTTACCTCGTCGTCGCAGTCGTCGTAATCCTTCGAGGTGCCCACGTTGGCGTTCACCTTCGTGGACACGAGCTTTCCGACCGCGCGGCCTTCGAAGCTCCGGCCTGAATTCCTGGGAGCGGCCACCAGTCCCTTCGCTATCAGCGCGCTGAGCGCGCCTGCGTCCGCGCCTTCCGCTTTTGCCAGCCGGCGGATCTCTTCGGTGGGGCCCTTTTTTGCGTCTTTCATCAACATGGATGTCGCCCTTGGTTTTCGAACATAGCATTTATACTCATTGAGCTCAAACGAAACGTGATGCGTATTAAGAACGTGAATGGGATTTCCTATGATTCCAATGCTTATCTAATTGACGCAAAGCGTAAAACCCTTGTGGACGCCGGGATGAGCGCGGGCCGCGTGCTCCAGGGCCTCGGTGGAGGCCTCGACCTTATTATCTTAACACACTGCCACTTCGACCATGTTGGCGCCGTGCCCGATATCGTTAAGGCGACCGGGGCCGCCGTGGCTATGCACGAGGAGGACGCCGCCATACTCCACAGGGACATGGCGGCCGCCATGTTCAACGCCAGGCGCCCCGAATTCGGCGTGGACGTCTTACTGAGGGATGGCGAGGTCATCGACCTCGGGGACATTAAGCTGCGGGTGATCCACACGCCGGGCCACACTCCGGGAAGCATATGCCTGTACGAGCCAGAAACAAAAGTGCTCTTCACCGGCGACACCGTATTCGAGGGGGGAAGCTTCGGGAGGACCGACATAGGTGGCGACCCTGAGGCCATGCTCCGGTCCCTGGAGGCGCTCACGAAGCTCGACGTCTCGGCACTCTATCCGGGACACGGCGGGGCCGTGACGCGAAGGGCGAAGGAGTCGCTGCTCGCCTCTTATGAGAACGCTAAATATATGCTTTTATAAAAAAAGAATGAGCTTATGCCCCCATAGGAGCATAAGCTGTAAATTTATTATTTCTTCTTCCGCGTGATCAGGGCCAGGGCAGCGAGCATACCCATGGTCGCCAGGACTATTTCGAATCCGGGAGACTGGGCCTTGGTCGGAGCGGGCGTGGAGGGAACTGCCGTAGCGTTAGACGGAGCGGGAGTCGCTGTAGCGGTGGCGGTCACGTTCGGCTTAACGGTGGGCTGCAATGTAGGCGATACTACCGGGGTTGTCTGCGTGCCAGTGATGACCTGCTTGATGGTACCGTCGGGGTTGTAGACCACGGACTGGTTCGACATGTGCTCGACCGGCTGTTTTGCATAGAAGTCACGGATGGCCTGTAGGTCATAGTTGACTTTCGTCGGGGTCTGAGTGGGCGTCGGGGTTGCGGTGGCCGACGGGCTTACGGTGGGCGTCGGGCTGGCCGCGGCCTGTGATTGGAAGTTCACTGAGTAGATCGTCGGGCCGTTCGTGGCATTTAAGTTCTCGATGTAGAGCACGACGTAGGCGGGCTTAAAGCCGCTCTGGTATGTGTATGAGCCCATCATGGTGCTGCCCTGATATAAGCTGCAGGTGAAGCTATTGCCATCGGTGGAGGTGATCTTTCCGGTATATGTGGCACCCGTGTCCGGTACTCCTCCGAAGTAGTGATCGATGACACTGTTATCCTTCACCGCGGTGAAAAATCCACCGTGTATATACCCGACGGTGATGTCACCGCTGTTCATGCCCGATGATACGCCTACGTGTACATCGCAGTCTTCATTGTTTAACTTGAACGTGGACTCGAAGCTGAAGGCTCCGGATGCATCTGTCGTTACGGGATGCACGGCTTTGCATGCATAGGCGGTATCATTGGAAATTATACCATCGCCCGCACTGTTCACTTTAAAACTACCCTGGGTTGTCGTCCAGCCGCCGCTCGTAACGTCCGTTAGCGGGTTGGCGGTAAAATTAGCGGCCATGGCAATGGCCGAGCCGAGGATCACCGCCACCATCATTAGAAGTGATATTATTGCTTTTGTCTTCATTGAGTTCCTCCTGTTATTGCTTGTTATACAATGGGTTATCCCCTAGGAACTCCTATAATAGGTAAATGTATCAGGTTTACTTGTGAATATAGCGTATTGTATGTAATAACCCGTATAATTAGCGGTTTTATATAAAGTATTGGATATTAGTAGGCTTATGAAACGATGTTGCTTACTTTTTCGTATAATATTAAAAAGTATGTACATATTATGATAACTGTTATATACTAATTATATGAGGAGAGTCCGCCAGGATAGAGTTAATATAGCCCGATCACATCATCCTATATAAATTTTATTGGTTCCGCGTGGGAAAATCGCGGCAGATATACCGCATTCTTTTTTAAACAACGGCTATACACGTGTATTTAAAGCCGCTTTTCGCCGGACGAAAGCGGCAAGCGGTCCGTGAAAAATTATTAAAAAATACCCCGGCCAAATAACATATTTTCCATAATATTGCCGATTTTTATTTTATTTTATCATGCAACTTTCGCTTTTTACATGACGAACTCTTTCAACTCAAGACTTGCTATACAAACATAGATGACTATGGCGTATAAATCTATCAAGGACCTCGATGCTATAGATATAAAGATCATCGAGAAGCTGTGCCAGGATTCTAGCGCCTCATTGAACGATATCGCGCAGGAGCTAGGCATCTCGGCTTCGACGGTGCATAAGCGCATAAACGTCCTGAAAGAGAACAACATCATCGAGCGCTTCACGATCCTCTTCGATCCGATGATTCTTAACCTCAAGACCGTCGCCTTCGTAGGCATCGAGCTGGATAGGGATGCCCTTATGGGACGGAAGAAGGAGGAAGTCCTCCGGAGCCTGGCGGGCATTCCCTATATCATGGAGATCCACGAGACTCTGGCGCCCTTCGACCTCATATTAAAGCTCCGGACGAGGAACGTGGAAAAGCTAAGGAACGTCATCACCAGCATCGCCGCCATCGACGGCATCATGGCCACGA encodes:
- a CDS encoding ABC transporter ATP-binding protein is translated as MSHDIRVEHVSKEYESNGKKLKAVDDVSLEIKDAEFICIVGPSGCGKSTLLRMIAGLEPVSGGSIWMGDKKITSTSPEIGFVFQEYTLFPWRTVGKNVEFGLELKKLPPEERNKIASRYIDMVGLEKFRDSYPHQLSGGMRQRTAIARTLAVNPEILLMDEPFGALDAQTRNILQEQLLDIWQKERKKVLFVTHNVDEAVFLADRVIVMTARPGRIKEIISIDIPRPRVRTETEVNKVRNVILKSLFEEVQKLSDH
- a CDS encoding RAD55 family ATPase; protein product: MTTTRLKTGIPGLDKMTGGGFLKGDTTLVTGPPGTGKTTFGLQFLMHGVLESQSGVFVTVEETPEKIANDALNFGWDLRKLEAEGRLRLYQLRSEMLQSGGAPIMQCLDVINSVKAERVVIDPISLYSMNVHDPNDLRRELYAFVNYMKENGLTLLLTHEVPDIMSRTSKISDYGLEFIVDSIIMLQYVEIESAISRSINVLKMRGSSHDMAIRRYRISGKGIEIEAPFEGYEGIMSGTARKSGAEAFMEAFRR
- a CDS encoding sirohydrochlorin chelatase → MSDALLIVGHGSRSELADDVLPYYVELFQADFEEVRACYLEQEPHIEDALSLIKAHRVFVMPLLMAHGYHTRVTIPRALGIESTHGHSRGKEIFLLEPLGRSEQIAKIIRERIGEANK
- the thiC gene encoding phosphomethylpyrimidine synthase ThiC → MLMKDAKKGPTEEIRRLAKAEGADAGALSALIAKGLVAAPRNSGRSFEGRAVGKLVSTKVNANVGTSKDYDDCDDEVKKAQIAVQYGADAVMDLSTGKDRDTVRKRLARELEVPLGTVPIYHAARKRRNAVDMTSDDLFNSVREHAKDGVDFVTVHCGVNRNALGRLKNDPRLLNIVSRGGALTMAWMLHNEKDNPFYEEFEYLLEIAREYDLTLSLGDGMRPGCMADASDRPEFMEIITLGELVRRCREADVQSIVEGPGHVPLDEVEMTVKAMKKLTGDAPLYLLGPLVTDIAPGYDHVVGAIGGSLAGMAGADFLCIVTPSEHLALPTADDIRDGVVVGKIAAHVADTVKEGQRERSREMDRRMSQARCDLDWKAQMSLAVDPERAEHIRGTRMTEGDTCSMCSDLCAIKLVKDALKSGKI
- a CDS encoding MBL fold metallo-hydrolase; protein product: MRIKNVNGISYDSNAYLIDAKRKTLVDAGMSAGRVLQGLGGGLDLIILTHCHFDHVGAVPDIVKATGAAVAMHEEDAAILHRDMAAAMFNARRPEFGVDVLLRDGEVIDLGDIKLRVIHTPGHTPGSICLYEPETKVLFTGDTVFEGGSFGRTDIGGDPEAMLRSLEALTKLDVSALYPGHGGAVTRRAKESLLASYENAKYMLL
- a CDS encoding PGF-CTERM sorting domain-containing protein; translated protein: MKTKAIISLLMMVAVILGSAIAMAANFTANPLTDVTSGGWTTTQGSFKVNSAGDGIISNDTAYACKAVHPVTTDASGAFSFESTFKLNNEDCDVHVGVSSGMNSGDITVGYIHGGFFTAVKDNSVIDHYFGGVPDTGATYTGKITSTDGNSFTCSLYQGSTMMGSYTYQSGFKPAYVVLYIENLNATNGPTIYSVNFQSQAAASPTPTVSPSATATPTPTQTPTKVNYDLQAIRDFYAKQPVEHMSNQSVVYNPDGTIKQVITGTQTTPVVSPTLQPTVKPNVTATATATPAPSNATAVPSTPAPTKAQSPGFEIVLATMGMLAALALITRKKK
- a CDS encoding Lrp/AsnC family transcriptional regulator, whose translation is MAYKSIKDLDAIDIKIIEKLCQDSSASLNDIAQELGISASTVHKRINVLKENNIIERFTILFDPMILNLKTVAFVGIELDRDALMGRKKEEVLRSLAGIPYIMEIHETLAPFDLILKLRTRNVEKLRNVITSIAAIDGIMATNTILTTNRIMERFIEVPGN